Proteins encoded in a region of the Vicinamibacterales bacterium genome:
- a CDS encoding DinB family protein, whose product MHLTFDELVRYTNEEREKWRGWFVAHPEAMELEMQPGGRHGTVGALIDHIFLVERRHLQRLRGAELDTRTGLSGRHSPPLFDYGASVRRELDQFTSELDDESADEPRRITVQSGGEFMMTPRKLLFHCLLHETRHWAQIALAVRRAGLDPPGNHDLFYSKALR is encoded by the coding sequence ATGCATCTGACGTTCGACGAGCTGGTCCGCTATACCAACGAGGAGCGCGAGAAGTGGCGGGGCTGGTTCGTCGCGCATCCCGAGGCGATGGAGCTCGAAATGCAGCCGGGCGGGCGCCACGGAACCGTCGGCGCCTTGATCGATCACATCTTCCTCGTCGAGCGCCGCCACCTGCAGCGCCTGCGCGGTGCCGAGCTGGACACCAGGACAGGTCTCAGCGGCCGCCACTCACCGCCGCTCTTCGACTACGGCGCGTCGGTGCGCCGCGAGCTGGATCAGTTCACGTCGGAGCTGGACGACGAATCGGCCGACGAGCCCCGCCGGATCACCGTGCAGAGCGGCGGCGAGTTCATGATGACGCCGCGCAAGCTGCTCTTCCACTGCCTCTTGCACGAGACGCGGCACTGGGCGCAGATCGCCCTGGCCGTGCGGCGCGCCGGCCTGGACCCGCCCGGGAACCACGACCTGTTCTACTCGAAGGCGCTGAGGTAG
- a CDS encoding right-handed parallel beta-helix repeat-containing protein, producing the protein MKRHAARAVLVGLLAALAPAAAAQAATFVVNDAGNASDSSAGNGVCRTSGGVCTLRAAIQEANASSSLDTITFAIGSGPRRISLSSSLPTITQPVVIDGTTQPGFGGTPLIEIRGTSSLGDGIKISAGGCTLRGVIVNGFGGDGVFVSGPGGNVIEGNYIGLNAAGDAAVPNQQTGIRIEAPNNRIGGRQVSQRNVISGNTGRDIMGGLMIYGASAANNVVQGNFIGLDATGMFPLGNEGRGVAVHDAPGNFIGGLEPGAGNLIAGNRATGVRLWGKADGNYVLGNWIGTNKLGETSIGLWPEPGTLSNARGVQMRSDNNIVAYNYIAGNTYEGVLFYDGFMKDFNTEATASNNLIYANTITNNGMFPFGPDGPGGGILVGFGTGNRFIANSVYDNLAFGINNQYREWDNVDANDHLDADTGGNNRQNFPAVTWSSNAGGRTTVAGGLHSTPNSNFLVQFFASPACDPSGFGEGQYYLGSTTVATDASGDGTFLNVALPYLVPAGWVLTSTATAANGDTSEFSACYVVK; encoded by the coding sequence ATGAAGCGTCACGCGGCTCGCGCCGTGCTCGTCGGACTCCTCGCCGCCCTCGCCCCGGCGGCCGCGGCGCAGGCGGCGACCTTCGTCGTCAACGACGCCGGCAACGCATCCGACAGCAGTGCCGGCAACGGGGTGTGCCGGACGAGCGGCGGCGTCTGTACGTTGCGGGCCGCGATCCAGGAAGCCAACGCCAGTTCCTCGCTCGACACCATCACCTTTGCGATCGGGAGCGGCCCCAGGCGCATCAGCCTGTCGTCGAGCCTGCCGACCATCACCCAGCCGGTCGTCATCGACGGGACGACCCAGCCCGGGTTCGGCGGCACGCCGCTCATCGAGATCCGCGGCACGAGCAGCCTCGGCGACGGGATCAAGATCTCCGCCGGCGGCTGCACGCTGCGCGGCGTGATCGTGAACGGCTTCGGCGGCGACGGCGTGTTCGTGTCCGGCCCCGGCGGCAACGTCATCGAAGGCAACTACATCGGCCTCAACGCCGCCGGCGACGCCGCGGTGCCGAACCAGCAGACCGGCATCCGGATCGAAGCGCCCAACAATCGGATCGGCGGGCGCCAGGTCTCTCAGCGGAACGTGATCTCCGGCAACACCGGCCGCGACATCATGGGCGGTCTGATGATTTACGGCGCGTCGGCGGCCAACAATGTCGTGCAGGGGAATTTCATCGGTCTCGACGCGACCGGGATGTTCCCGCTGGGCAACGAAGGGCGCGGGGTCGCCGTCCACGACGCGCCGGGGAACTTCATCGGCGGCCTCGAACCTGGCGCGGGCAACCTCATCGCCGGCAACCGGGCAACGGGCGTCAGGCTCTGGGGCAAGGCGGACGGCAACTACGTCCTCGGCAACTGGATCGGCACCAACAAACTCGGCGAGACGAGTATCGGCCTGTGGCCCGAGCCCGGCACGCTGAGCAACGCGCGCGGCGTCCAGATGCGCTCCGACAACAACATCGTCGCCTACAACTACATCGCGGGGAACACCTACGAAGGAGTGCTCTTCTACGACGGCTTCATGAAGGACTTCAATACGGAGGCGACGGCGAGCAACAACCTGATCTACGCCAACACGATCACCAATAACGGCATGTTCCCCTTCGGACCGGACGGCCCGGGCGGCGGCATCCTCGTTGGCTTCGGCACCGGCAACCGGTTCATCGCCAACTCCGTCTACGACAACCTCGCATTCGGCATCAACAATCAGTACCGCGAGTGGGACAACGTCGACGCAAACGATCATCTCGACGCGGACACCGGCGGCAACAACCGGCAGAACTTTCCCGCGGTGACGTGGTCGTCGAACGCCGGCGGCCGGACGACGGTGGCGGGCGGACTCCACTCCACGCCCAACTCGAACTTCCTGGTCCAGTTCTTCGCCAGTCCGGCGTGCGACCCGTCCGGATTCGGCGAGGGTCAGTATTACCTCGGGTCCACGACAGTGGCGACCGACGCCAGCGGCGACGGGACGTTCCTCAACGTCGCGCTCCCGTACCTCGTCCCGGCTGGATGGGTGCTGACGTCGACCGCGACGGCGGCCAACGGCGACACGTCGGAGTTTTCCGCCTGCTACGTCGTCAAATAG
- a CDS encoding pitrilysin family protein, which translates to MRRTSLAAAAVCLLCAAAAAQTPVDRSKPPAAGPAPALKLPPIETRTLSNGLQVRVMGVRKVPTVHVALTIRTGVAADPAGKFGLASLTADMLDEGAGSRNALEIADAIDFLGADLSASGGVDATSVELHVPVARLADALPLMADVVVRPTFPEAELNRLREERLAGLLEMQDDPEQLITAAFPRLVFGAEHRYGSPAIGTPASLKSIAVSDLEAFHAANIRPANAVLVVAGDVTADGVLPQLERAFGGWKGAEGGASPAPANPPAAAARRVYLIDTPGAAQSQIRIGGVGVPRSTPDYFALRVLNTILGEAFTSRLNTNLREVHGYAYGAASRFDMRLSAGPFYAAAGVQTDKTAEALKEFFVELNRIHEPVPSDELEKAKNYLALLLPRNFETTRGTAASLAQAWIYNLPADYYTTYADRVRAVTAADVKRAADKYIVPGKVAVVIVGDRKAIEPGVKALNLGPLTVVQPGEIFR; encoded by the coding sequence ATGAGACGAACGAGCCTGGCCGCGGCGGCCGTGTGCCTGCTGTGCGCGGCGGCGGCCGCGCAGACGCCCGTGGATCGCTCCAAACCGCCGGCGGCGGGCCCGGCGCCCGCGCTGAAGCTGCCGCCGATCGAGACGCGAACGCTCTCGAACGGGCTGCAGGTGCGCGTGATGGGCGTCCGCAAGGTGCCGACCGTGCACGTGGCGCTGACGATCCGCACCGGCGTGGCCGCGGATCCCGCCGGCAAGTTCGGCCTGGCGAGCCTGACCGCGGACATGCTGGACGAAGGGGCGGGCTCGCGCAACGCCCTCGAGATCGCCGACGCGATCGACTTCCTCGGCGCGGACCTGTCGGCGTCCGGCGGGGTGGACGCCACCTCCGTCGAGCTGCACGTGCCGGTGGCGCGGCTGGCCGACGCGCTCCCCCTCATGGCGGACGTCGTCGTCCGCCCGACGTTCCCGGAGGCGGAGCTGAACCGCCTGCGCGAGGAGCGGCTGGCGGGTCTCCTGGAGATGCAGGATGATCCCGAGCAGCTGATCACGGCCGCGTTCCCGCGCCTGGTGTTCGGCGCGGAGCATCGCTACGGCTCGCCGGCCATCGGCACCCCCGCGTCGCTCAAGAGCATCGCGGTCTCCGATCTCGAGGCCTTCCACGCGGCCAACATCCGTCCCGCGAACGCCGTTCTCGTCGTCGCCGGCGACGTGACCGCCGACGGCGTGCTGCCGCAGCTCGAGCGAGCGTTCGGCGGCTGGAAGGGAGCCGAAGGGGGAGCATCCCCTGCGCCGGCGAACCCGCCCGCCGCAGCGGCGCGCCGTGTGTACCTGATCGACACGCCGGGCGCGGCGCAGTCGCAGATCCGCATCGGCGGCGTCGGCGTGCCGCGCTCGACGCCGGACTACTTCGCGCTGCGGGTGCTCAACACCATCCTCGGCGAAGCGTTCACCTCGCGTCTGAACACCAACCTGCGCGAGGTCCACGGCTACGCCTACGGCGCCGCGTCGCGATTCGACATGCGCCTGAGCGCCGGCCCGTTCTATGCCGCCGCGGGCGTGCAGACCGACAAGACGGCCGAGGCGCTGAAGGAGTTCTTCGTCGAGCTGAACCGGATCCACGAGCCCGTCCCGTCCGACGAGCTCGAGAAGGCGAAGAACTATCTGGCGCTGCTCCTGCCGCGCAACTTCGAGACCACGCGCGGCACCGCGGCGTCGCTGGCGCAGGCCTGGATCTACAACCTGCCGGCGGATTACTACACGACCTACGCCGATCGCGTGCGCGCCGTCACGGCGGCCGATGTCAAACGCGCCGCCGACAAGTACATCGTTCCCGGGAAGGTGGCCGTGGTGATCGTCGGCGACCGCAAGGCGATCGAACCGGGCGTCAAGGCGCTCAACCTCGGGCCGCTGACCGTCGTCCAGCCCGGCGAGATTTTCAGATAG
- a CDS encoding winged helix-turn-helix domain-containing protein, which produces MLAALLARPGQIATRDELRERLWGTDTFVDFEHGLNTAIKKVRKALGDSADAPRFVETLARRGYRFIAPVTVVTADLNAAGLVRTPPAPPPPVARANRAVGRLLATVVILSAAAGVWFAYRQGLTAPAQERQRPAQLAVLPFRVLPGTAAGDMSYVGVAIADAIITRLAGTGRLALRATPAVLPYRDAQIAPASIASALGVQYLLIGTIQPSDSSYRFRVQLVDANGIVVWGRAYDEPRGALLVIEDHIAGQIAAALGVHLSPPERARLHRRYTENPEAYDLYLRGRALLVSYTDPRMREALRYFEQAVALDERYALAHAGMATAAAWFSVRYAYESEALAWGRRADDEAHLALAQDPLLADAQLAIASAAGTLYGGFNWKAVLDGTRTALALDPSLDLAHVVRMRALYHLGRFDDAADEARLARTLNPGSNVEIARIEAAILIARGDYAAALAAANRLVRETDVPAARHYLGLARYYSGDAAGARDVLASVMRGGKPDVRAQASLASVEAAAGLTAPARERIAAIVRGAYMDHHVAYSLGAAYAQLGDRRNALTWLQRAVDSGLPCGPCLARDPLLEPLRGDPAFKRMLSDLENKPPPAI; this is translated from the coding sequence GTGCTCGCCGCCCTGCTGGCGCGACCCGGGCAGATCGCGACCCGCGACGAGCTTCGGGAGCGGCTGTGGGGAACCGACACCTTCGTCGATTTCGAGCACGGGCTGAACACCGCGATCAAGAAGGTGCGGAAGGCGCTCGGCGACTCGGCGGATGCACCGCGTTTCGTCGAAACCCTGGCCCGGCGCGGTTATCGGTTCATCGCGCCGGTGACGGTCGTCACCGCCGATCTGAACGCGGCGGGGCTGGTGAGAACGCCGCCGGCGCCGCCACCACCGGTCGCGCGGGCAAACCGCGCGGTCGGCCGGCTGCTTGCCACGGTGGTGATCCTCTCGGCGGCCGCCGGTGTGTGGTTCGCGTACCGGCAGGGACTGACGGCTCCGGCGCAGGAACGCCAACGGCCAGCCCAGCTCGCCGTCCTGCCGTTCCGGGTGCTCCCGGGCACGGCGGCCGGCGACATGTCATACGTCGGCGTGGCGATTGCTGACGCGATCATCACGCGGCTCGCCGGCACCGGACGGCTCGCCCTGCGCGCGACGCCGGCCGTGCTTCCCTACCGCGACGCCCAGATCGCTCCGGCGAGCATCGCATCCGCCCTGGGCGTGCAATACCTTCTGATCGGCACGATTCAGCCCAGCGACAGCTCGTATCGCTTCCGGGTGCAGCTCGTCGACGCGAACGGGATCGTCGTGTGGGGCCGCGCGTACGACGAGCCTCGGGGCGCGCTGCTCGTGATCGAGGACCACATCGCCGGGCAGATTGCCGCCGCCCTTGGCGTGCACCTGTCGCCGCCCGAGCGCGCCCGTCTCCACCGCCGGTACACCGAGAACCCGGAGGCCTACGATCTGTATCTCCGCGGCCGGGCGCTGCTCGTCAGCTACACGGATCCGCGGATGCGCGAGGCGCTCCGCTATTTCGAGCAGGCGGTGGCGCTGGACGAGCGCTATGCGCTGGCCCACGCGGGAATGGCCACCGCGGCGGCGTGGTTCAGCGTGCGGTATGCCTACGAGAGCGAGGCGCTGGCGTGGGGCAGGCGGGCGGACGACGAGGCACACCTGGCGCTGGCGCAGGATCCGCTGCTCGCGGACGCGCAGCTCGCGATCGCGAGCGCCGCCGGCACGTTGTACGGCGGATTCAACTGGAAGGCCGTCCTCGACGGCACGCGCACCGCGCTGGCGCTCGATCCCTCGCTCGACCTCGCGCACGTCGTCAGGATGCGTGCGCTGTATCATCTCGGCCGCTTCGACGACGCGGCCGACGAGGCGCGCCTCGCGCGCACGCTGAATCCCGGATCGAACGTCGAGATCGCGCGGATCGAGGCCGCGATTCTCATCGCCCGCGGCGACTACGCCGCGGCGCTCGCCGCCGCGAACCGGCTGGTGCGGGAAACGGACGTGCCGGCGGCCCGGCATTACCTGGGCCTCGCGCGCTACTACTCTGGCGACGCCGCAGGCGCGCGCGACGTGCTCGCGTCAGTGATGCGGGGCGGCAAGCCCGACGTCCGCGCGCAGGCCTCGCTCGCCTCCGTCGAAGCGGCGGCCGGCCTCACCGCGCCGGCGCGCGAGCGCATCGCCGCCATCGTCCGCGGCGCGTACATGGATCACCACGTCGCCTACAGTCTCGGCGCGGCGTACGCGCAGCTCGGCGATCGCCGGAACGCGCTCACCTGGCTGCAGCGCGCGGTCGACAGCGGGCTGCCGTGCGGCCCCTGCCTTGCGCGCGACCCGCTGCTGGAGCCGCTGAGAGGCGATCCGGCGTTCAAGAGGATGCTGAGCGACCTCGAGAACAAACCCCCGCCCGCTATTTGA